From Vogesella sp. XCS3, the proteins below share one genomic window:
- a CDS encoding bifunctional diguanylate cyclase/phosphodiesterase, whose product MRRILVVEDDLAIRNNIMALLRLEGYEADAAGDGQEALDYLRSHVYALVISDVMMPRMDGYALLRQLRSQPATAQLPVILLTALADKQDQRQGMNLGADDYLSKPFQREDLLNAIETRLGRSAQQQVEAQRLQAEAHRLRYLDQLTGLGSRMALLEALSGQGGLCETPGQLVLVLVLGVDYFSRINDSLGYQAGDAALRECGRRLEQTLGDMGRAFRLIGPNFAVVAKVAEPAAAELLATCLQEAWLQPMTVLGEEMFIPVSIGYCLFPTDAADAQQLLGRAEVALHQAQSLGGSHVLGYTAQMNAEASERLRLSNDLYRALERHEFELHYQPQLSLHDNRLTGFEALLRWHHPRLGRVSPLRFIPLAEENGQIISIGCWVLAEACQRLASWQQLAPGVRMAVNLSARQFAAANLLHSIEAALDFSGLPPSLLEIEITEGTAMVDAERTVGTLLQLKSLGVKLALDDFGTGYSSLAYLKRFPLDVLKVDQSFVRNILTSAGDRAITQAVISLASSFGMSVIAEGVEREEQKQLLQQMGCDAYQGYLFSPPLSAQDVAEHLPEWMTARVPT is encoded by the coding sequence ATGAGGCGGATCCTGGTAGTAGAAGACGATCTCGCCATTCGCAACAACATCATGGCGCTGCTGCGGCTGGAAGGTTACGAGGCTGATGCCGCCGGCGATGGCCAGGAGGCGCTGGATTACCTGCGCAGCCATGTGTACGCGCTGGTGATCAGCGACGTGATGATGCCGCGCATGGACGGCTACGCCCTGCTGCGCCAGCTGCGCAGCCAGCCGGCTACCGCGCAGCTGCCGGTGATTCTGCTAACGGCACTGGCGGATAAACAAGACCAGCGCCAGGGCATGAACCTGGGTGCGGACGACTACCTGTCCAAGCCCTTCCAGCGTGAGGACCTGCTCAACGCCATTGAAACCCGGCTGGGGCGCAGTGCGCAGCAGCAGGTGGAGGCGCAGCGTTTACAGGCCGAGGCGCACCGCTTGCGCTATCTGGACCAGCTTACCGGGCTGGGTAGCCGCATGGCCTTGCTGGAAGCGCTATCCGGGCAGGGCGGGCTGTGCGAGACACCCGGCCAGCTGGTGCTGGTGCTAGTGCTGGGGGTGGACTACTTTTCGCGCATCAACGATTCGCTGGGTTACCAGGCCGGGGATGCTGCTCTGCGCGAGTGCGGGCGGCGCCTGGAGCAAACCCTGGGGGATATGGGGCGGGCATTCCGTTTGATCGGCCCCAACTTTGCCGTGGTAGCGAAGGTGGCAGAGCCTGCTGCTGCCGAGCTGCTGGCGACCTGTCTGCAGGAAGCCTGGCTGCAGCCCATGACGGTGCTGGGCGAGGAAATGTTTATCCCGGTCAGTATCGGTTACTGCCTGTTTCCTACCGATGCGGCAGACGCCCAGCAGCTGCTTGGCCGTGCCGAGGTGGCCTTGCACCAGGCGCAAAGCCTGGGTGGCAGCCATGTACTGGGCTATACCGCGCAGATGAATGCCGAGGCCAGCGAGCGTTTGCGGCTGAGCAATGACTTGTACCGCGCGCTGGAGCGGCACGAATTCGAGCTGCACTACCAGCCGCAGCTATCCCTGCACGATAACCGTCTCACCGGTTTCGAGGCTTTGCTGCGCTGGCACCACCCGCGGCTGGGCCGTGTGTCGCCACTGCGCTTTATCCCGCTGGCAGAAGAAAACGGCCAGATTATTTCCATAGGTTGCTGGGTGTTGGCCGAAGCCTGCCAGCGGCTGGCCAGCTGGCAGCAGCTGGCGCCCGGGGTGCGCATGGCGGTGAACCTGTCGGCGCGCCAGTTTGCTGCGGCCAACCTCTTGCACAGTATCGAGGCTGCACTGGACTTCAGCGGCCTGCCGCCATCGCTACTGGAGATCGAGATTACCGAAGGCACAGCCATGGTCGACGCCGAGCGCACGGTAGGCACCTTGCTGCAGCTGAAAAGCCTGGGGGTGAAGCTGGCGCTGGACGACTTTGGTACCGGCTATTCCAGCCTGGCCTATCTGAAGCGTTTTCCGCTGGACGTCCTCAAGGTAGACCAGTCGTTTGTGCGCAATATCCTGACTTCGGCCGGAGACAGGGCCATTACCCAGGCGGTGATCTCGCTGGCCAGCAGTTTTGGCATGTCGGTGATTGCCGAAGGGGTAGAGCGCGAAGAACAAAAACAGTTACTGCAACAAATGGGTTGCGATGCGTATCAGGGCTATCTGTTCAGCCCGCCGCTAAGCGCCCAGGACGTTGCCGAGCATTTGCCTGAATGGATGACCGCAAGGGTGCCGACATGA
- a CDS encoding PAS domain S-box protein, with the protein MPLESTLSLSAPAGDTQPLACAYWLADTARSRFLFVSAGFEALWGRPVSALHEDPSRYLAAVHPDDLPLFADQQPPVSGRRQRLFRLRQPDGSYRAVAECTFSMISPFGGEPRLAGVLFEQPADPALLPEDWLAGRENIVDELAGLYQRSISNDDNLRHLFAYSAIAVIVLDAEGYVCEWNHEAERLLGWPDSAALGRPLAALLVPAPLQNRFHDWLFADDGGAMAHTMRPLEIPALHSNGSRVPLELSGWQFVLSGLPYRGITLRDMTRQHVAEQVLYEHMERARMLFEFASIAMVVLDHTGVIIDWNIHAEQIFGLHGEHAVGRPLLEVLPLSPDQLPAGLLLGDQGMQLAEATSLEFTLQRDGQVQHVDASFWPFSSSQQGFIGAFFRDISARRRSEDALRQSEEHYRLVIDNVRDGIVVVQGMRIVLSNPRAAEISGYSIAELAEVDFASLIHPDDQGRVLDIHRRRVGGEQVDARDDLRVVNKNGEVRWVDSGVVLIEWHGRQAALVFFTDITHRKRLEKDLTSTLRERESILDNTIAGMAFVDGQGFVRWVNSTAAELFQTTPERMQGGSLERYYDVQQDFLRTTRDARQAFAEGRAYATEMRMRTACGQLLWVQLSGKPINPEQVAQGTVWVMMDISRRKELEFELLRTHTEREAILQSALVGMAFVTNRRLLWINRTFSLLLGYSEAELIGKSSRIYFRSDEEFDSFGRDAYGCLAAGQIFTTERQLQTKSGKLIWVQMNGTSIVKSQPDKGTIWTLVDVSERHAAEQEIRDALAKQQELNVLKSRFVSMTSHEFRTPLATVLSSAELLRHYHDRLPAERREALLESIQTSVQRMTDMLDNILLIGRVEAEWVEFVPQPLDVARFCQSLVQEVSHASHARGEEVLASVVMEMALPQPVLPLDEKLLREILGNLLSNAFKYSPQGGEIRFSAYCDGNEIVFDVQDQGIGIPPEDLPQLFDAFHRAQNVGPIPGTGLGLCIVRKSVELHHGQITVSSEQGRGTQFCVRLPVQEQQKGRSV; encoded by the coding sequence ATGCCGCTTGAGTCTACCCTGTCGTTGTCGGCTCCCGCCGGTGACACCCAGCCTTTAGCCTGCGCTTACTGGCTGGCCGATACGGCACGTAGCCGCTTCCTGTTTGTTTCAGCCGGTTTCGAAGCACTCTGGGGCAGGCCGGTGTCTGCGCTGCACGAAGACCCGTCGCGTTATCTGGCGGCGGTGCACCCCGATGATCTCCCCCTGTTTGCAGACCAGCAGCCGCCGGTATCCGGCCGCCGCCAACGGCTGTTCCGCCTGCGCCAGCCCGACGGCAGCTACCGGGCGGTAGCCGAGTGCACTTTCAGCATGATTTCCCCGTTTGGTGGCGAGCCCCGGCTGGCCGGGGTGCTGTTCGAGCAGCCCGCAGACCCGGCGCTTCTGCCCGAAGACTGGCTGGCCGGGCGGGAGAATATTGTGGATGAACTGGCCGGCCTGTATCAGCGCAGCATCAGTAACGACGACAACTTGCGGCATTTGTTTGCCTATTCGGCCATTGCCGTGATCGTGCTGGATGCCGAGGGCTATGTCTGCGAGTGGAACCACGAGGCCGAGCGTTTGCTGGGCTGGCCCGACAGCGCGGCGCTGGGGCGGCCGCTGGCCGCGTTGCTGGTGCCTGCACCATTGCAGAACCGCTTTCACGACTGGCTGTTTGCTGACGATGGCGGCGCCATGGCGCATACCATGCGCCCACTGGAAATACCGGCGCTGCACAGTAACGGCAGCCGGGTGCCGCTAGAGCTGTCCGGCTGGCAGTTTGTGCTGTCCGGCCTGCCTTACCGCGGCATTACCCTGCGCGACATGACGCGCCAGCATGTGGCCGAGCAGGTGCTGTACGAGCACATGGAACGGGCGCGCATGCTGTTCGAGTTTGCCAGTATCGCCATGGTGGTGCTGGACCACACCGGCGTCATCATCGATTGGAATATCCACGCCGAGCAGATCTTTGGCCTGCATGGCGAGCACGCAGTGGGCCGCCCCTTGCTGGAGGTGCTGCCGCTATCGCCGGACCAGCTACCCGCCGGTTTGCTGCTGGGCGACCAGGGTATGCAGCTGGCCGAGGCAACCTCGCTGGAGTTCACCCTGCAGCGTGATGGCCAGGTGCAGCATGTTGATGCCTCGTTCTGGCCGTTTTCGTCCAGCCAGCAGGGGTTTATCGGGGCGTTCTTTCGGGATATTTCTGCCCGCCGCCGCAGCGAAGACGCCCTGCGCCAGTCGGAAGAACACTACCGGCTGGTGATCGATAATGTGCGCGACGGCATTGTGGTGGTGCAGGGCATGCGCATTGTGTTGTCCAACCCGCGCGCGGCCGAAATCAGTGGCTACAGCATTGCCGAGCTGGCCGAGGTGGATTTCGCCAGCCTGATTCACCCGGACGACCAGGGGCGCGTGCTGGATATCCACCGGCGGCGCGTGGGGGGCGAGCAGGTCGATGCCCGCGATGACCTGCGCGTGGTCAACAAGAACGGCGAGGTGCGCTGGGTCGATAGCGGCGTGGTGCTGATCGAGTGGCACGGCCGCCAGGCAGCGCTGGTGTTTTTTACCGATATCACGCACCGCAAGCGTCTGGAAAAAGACCTCACCAGCACCCTGCGCGAGCGCGAGTCCATCCTGGACAACACCATCGCCGGCATGGCGTTTGTGGACGGCCAGGGTTTTGTGCGCTGGGTAAACAGCACCGCAGCCGAGCTGTTCCAGACCACGCCAGAGCGTATGCAGGGCGGTAGCCTGGAGCGCTACTACGATGTGCAGCAGGACTTTTTGCGCACCACGCGGGACGCCCGGCAGGCCTTTGCCGAAGGCCGTGCCTACGCCACCGAAATGCGCATGCGCACCGCTTGCGGCCAACTATTGTGGGTGCAGCTGTCCGGCAAGCCCATCAACCCCGAGCAGGTGGCCCAAGGCACGGTGTGGGTGATGATGGATATCAGCCGCCGCAAGGAGCTGGAATTCGAGCTGTTGCGCACGCATACCGAGCGCGAGGCCATCTTGCAGTCTGCCCTGGTCGGCATGGCCTTTGTCACCAACCGCCGCCTGCTGTGGATCAACCGTACTTTCTCGCTGCTGCTGGGTTATAGCGAAGCCGAGCTTATCGGCAAGAGCAGCCGTATTTATTTCCGCAGTGACGAGGAGTTCGACAGCTTTGGCCGCGATGCCTACGGCTGCCTGGCGGCCGGCCAGATTTTTACCACCGAGCGGCAGCTGCAAACCAAAAGCGGCAAGCTGATCTGGGTGCAGATGAACGGTACCAGCATCGTGAAGAGCCAGCCAGACAAAGGCACGATCTGGACGCTGGTGGATGTGTCCGAGCGCCATGCCGCCGAGCAGGAAATCCGCGATGCGCTGGCCAAGCAGCAAGAGCTGAACGTACTGAAATCGCGCTTTGTTTCCATGACCTCGCACGAGTTCCGCACCCCGCTGGCGACTGTACTGTCGTCGGCCGAGCTGCTGCGCCACTATCACGACCGCCTGCCAGCAGAGCGGCGCGAGGCACTGCTGGAGTCTATCCAGACCTCGGTGCAGCGCATGACCGACATGCTGGACAACATCCTGCTGATAGGGCGGGTAGAAGCCGAATGGGTAGAGTTTGTGCCGCAGCCGCTTGACGTGGCGCGCTTCTGCCAGAGCCTGGTGCAGGAAGTCAGCCACGCCTCGCATGCCCGCGGGGAGGAAGTGCTGGCCAGCGTGGTGATGGAAATGGCACTGCCGCAGCCGGTATTGCCGCTGGACGAAAAACTGTTGCGTGAAATTCTGGGCAATTTGCTGAGCAATGCCTTCAAGTACTCGCCACAGGGCGGCGAGATTCGCTTCTCGGCGTACTGCGATGGCAACGAAATTGTTTTCGACGTGCAGGATCAAGGCATAGGTATCCCGCCTGAGGACCTGCCGCAGCTGTTTGATGCCTTTCACCGTGCGCAGAATGTCGGGCCGATACCGGGTACCGGCCTGGGCCTGTGCATCGTGCGCAAGTCGGTAGAGCTGCACCACGGGCAGATTACGGTGTCGAGCGAGCAGGGGCGCGGCACGCAATTCTGTGTGCGCCTGCCGGTACAGGAACAGCAGAAAGGCCGGTCAGTATGA
- a CDS encoding diguanylate cyclase has protein sequence MSRLTVLFWVKVLGLLPGEVGQGDAGSLLLPHQHMPLLASRRAHMLLNRVRLFACLFSILTPLWIVVDLYTLPSPLSWQLAGLRLLATLAFVWLTRALRPDGRLLQAWRGMAMLFAIPSLFYLFSHLLLSHYSLVGVSGIISAGYTFLPFVLLAGLAIFPLTLVECLVFALPALLAHLLSGYLQWSAMVPPVFWGAFWLQVLIAGVSALACTTQLAFMMALVQQAVRDPLTGVFSRRSGEEMLELLAVQAQRSGMPLAVVFIDLDHFKSINDSFGHAAGDQTLKRLAADLGQLLRKSDILCRWGGEEFLLLLPQTTLPQARLVLRRVRRRGLGLRPDGQPLTASMGVAEWHEDEVADWPALLALADARMYQAKQQGRDRVVSGDDAVLAQTA, from the coding sequence ATGAGCCGTCTGACTGTGCTGTTCTGGGTGAAGGTGCTGGGCTTATTGCCGGGCGAAGTGGGCCAGGGTGATGCCGGCAGCCTGCTATTGCCACATCAGCACATGCCCTTGCTGGCCAGCCGCCGCGCTCACATGCTGCTGAACCGCGTACGGCTGTTTGCCTGCCTGTTTTCCATCCTCACGCCCCTGTGGATTGTGGTGGATCTTTACACCCTGCCTTCGCCACTGTCCTGGCAGCTGGCGGGTCTGCGCCTGTTGGCGACACTCGCCTTTGTGTGGCTTACCCGCGCGCTGCGCCCGGATGGCCGCCTGCTGCAGGCGTGGCGTGGCATGGCCATGCTGTTTGCCATTCCTTCGCTGTTTTATCTGTTTTCCCACCTGCTGCTCAGCCATTACTCGCTGGTAGGGGTGTCCGGCATCATCAGTGCCGGCTATACCTTCTTGCCCTTTGTGTTGCTGGCCGGCCTGGCCATTTTTCCGCTCACGCTGGTGGAGTGCCTGGTGTTTGCCCTGCCGGCCTTGCTGGCGCATTTGCTATCCGGTTACCTGCAGTGGTCTGCCATGGTGCCGCCGGTGTTCTGGGGGGCTTTCTGGCTGCAGGTGCTGATCGCCGGTGTATCGGCGCTGGCCTGTACCACCCAGCTGGCGTTCATGATGGCGTTGGTGCAGCAGGCCGTGCGCGACCCGCTTACCGGCGTGTTTTCCCGCCGTAGCGGGGAAGAAATGCTGGAGCTGCTGGCGGTGCAGGCGCAGCGTAGCGGCATGCCGCTGGCGGTCGTGTTTATCGACCTGGACCATTTCAAGTCCATCAACGACAGCTTTGGCCATGCCGCCGGCGACCAGACGCTGAAAAGGTTGGCCGCAGACCTGGGGCAGCTGCTGCGTAAAAGCGACATCCTGTGCCGCTGGGGGGGCGAGGAGTTTTTGCTGCTGTTGCCGCAAACCACGTTGCCGCAGGCCAGGCTGGTGTTACGCCGTGTGCGCCGCCGTGGTCTGGGCCTGCGCCCTGACGGGCAGCCGCTGACTGCCAGCATGGGCGTGGCCGAATGGCATGAGGATGAGGTGGCCGACTGGCCGGCGCTGCTGGCGCTGGCCGATGCCCGCATGTACCAGGCCAAACAGCAGGGCCGTGACCGTGTCGTAAGCGGCGATGATGCCGTACTGGCGCAGACGGCTTAG
- the alr gene encoding alanine racemase: protein MRPLIASIRLDHFRHNYLLARQQHGSRALAVVKANAYGHGAVRCAQAVADVADGYAVACLEEALQLRAAGISLPILLLEGVFEPAELAEVQAHDLWLVVQNREQLAMLLAAPATKPYRVWLKMDSGMHRAGFFPADYAAAYRELQESGKVDAIVKMTHFARADEPGCPATDAQIAAFDAATAGLGGETSLANSAGIMIHADAHRDWGRPGIMLYGATPLPADHAANVGLKAVMQLTTRIFGVRELGVGEPVGYGASFHTERPTRVGLMACGYADGYPRLASTGSPVLIDGVRSCVIGRVSMDMMTVDLTDIPQAGVGSTVELWGDNISVNDVAAHACTIGYEVLCNVKRAHFHYE, encoded by the coding sequence ATGCGCCCATTGATTGCTTCGATCCGCCTGGATCATTTTCGACATAACTACCTGCTGGCGCGCCAGCAGCACGGCAGCCGCGCGCTGGCCGTGGTGAAGGCCAACGCCTACGGCCACGGCGCGGTGCGCTGCGCCCAGGCGGTGGCCGACGTGGCCGACGGTTACGCCGTGGCCTGCCTGGAAGAAGCGCTGCAGCTGCGTGCGGCCGGCATCAGCCTGCCCATCCTGCTGCTGGAAGGCGTGTTCGAGCCGGCCGAGCTGGCCGAGGTGCAAGCGCACGACCTGTGGCTGGTGGTGCAAAACCGCGAGCAGCTGGCCATGCTGTTGGCCGCACCTGCTACCAAGCCGTACCGCGTGTGGCTGAAGATGGATTCCGGCATGCACCGCGCCGGTTTCTTCCCCGCCGATTACGCCGCCGCTTACCGCGAGCTGCAAGAGAGCGGCAAGGTGGACGCCATCGTCAAGATGACGCACTTTGCCCGTGCCGACGAGCCAGGTTGCCCGGCTACCGACGCGCAGATTGCCGCGTTTGACGCCGCCACCGCCGGCCTGGGCGGGGAAACCAGCCTGGCCAACTCGGCCGGTATCATGATCCACGCCGACGCGCATCGCGACTGGGGCCGCCCCGGCATCATGCTGTACGGCGCCACGCCGCTACCGGCAGATCATGCGGCCAACGTTGGCCTCAAGGCAGTGATGCAGCTCACCACCCGCATCTTCGGCGTGCGCGAGCTGGGTGTGGGCGAGCCGGTAGGCTACGGCGCGTCGTTCCATACCGAACGGCCCACCCGTGTCGGCCTGATGGCCTGCGGCTACGCCGACGGCTACCCGCGCCTGGCGTCCACCGGCAGCCCGGTGCTGATCGATGGTGTCCGTAGCTGTGTGATCGGCCGCGTATCGATGGACATGATGACGGTAGACCTCACCGACATCCCGCAGGCTGGCGTAGGCAGTACCGTAGAGCTGTGGGGCGACAATATCAGCGTGAACGATGTGGCGGCGCACGCGTGCACCATCGGCTACGAAGTGCTGTGCAACGTAAAGCGCGCACACTTCCACTACGAGTGA